In Leptospira bourretii, a genomic segment contains:
- a CDS encoding alpha/beta hydrolase — translation MLGIKKSVAQLVFSLPEHWISALARKNNQPETNQLDPRCALACNIAKFLPKMEQMSPEKARRHYRDQMRIFDEPEFPIAHIEDKLIPTPSASFIPIRVYNANPQKRNLPTILFFHGGGLTIGNLETHDNFCRRMSHYTKSIVIAVDYRLAPEHPYPAAHDDVWLAYQYVRNTAYLFGGSPNAIAVCGDSAGALLATSLCLRAKKDKIPVPVFQALLYPMLDTTKESETYELFGEGYVLTRSLMRWFIQNYLPNPKDRLLHNNSPVLADPKELKGLPPTYIGVAGYDPLREEGETYARHLQSAGVKVEERLFPSLVHGYIQLTGLIPKAKEAEQDLFQSLVRFFSARKI, via the coding sequence ATGTTAGGTATCAAAAAATCAGTCGCACAACTTGTCTTTTCGTTACCAGAACATTGGATATCTGCTTTGGCGCGTAAAAATAACCAACCGGAAACCAACCAGTTAGATCCGCGTTGTGCCTTAGCATGTAACATTGCGAAGTTCCTACCTAAAATGGAACAAATGAGTCCAGAAAAAGCACGTAGGCACTACCGCGATCAAATGCGGATCTTCGATGAGCCGGAATTTCCCATCGCTCACATCGAAGACAAACTCATTCCTACTCCTAGTGCCTCTTTCATTCCCATCCGAGTCTACAACGCCAACCCACAAAAAAGAAATCTTCCCACCATACTCTTCTTTCACGGTGGTGGACTCACCATCGGCAATTTAGAAACACATGATAATTTTTGCCGAAGAATGTCTCATTACACAAAAAGTATTGTGATTGCTGTAGATTATCGTTTGGCACCGGAACACCCATACCCGGCCGCTCATGATGATGTCTGGCTTGCCTACCAATATGTTCGCAATACTGCTTATCTTTTTGGAGGATCACCAAACGCCATTGCCGTTTGTGGAGATAGCGCAGGAGCACTCCTTGCCACTTCTCTTTGCCTCCGTGCCAAAAAAGACAAAATCCCTGTTCCCGTTTTCCAGGCCCTTTTGTACCCAATGCTTGATACAACAAAAGAATCTGAAACCTATGAGCTCTTCGGTGAAGGTTATGTCCTTACAAGGTCTCTCATGAGATGGTTCATTCAAAACTACCTTCCCAATCCAAAAGATCGACTTTTACACAATAATTCCCCGGTTTTGGCCGACCCAAAAGAATTAAAGGGTCTTCCACCCACTTATATCGGGGTTGCGGGTTACGACCCTCTCCGGGAAGAAGGGGAAACCTATGCCAGACACCTGCAATCCGCAGGAGTTAAGGTAGAGGAAAGGCTTTTCCCTTCCCTGGTCCATGGATACATCCAATTGACAGGGCTCATTCCCAAAGCCAAGGAAGCCGAACAGGACCTCTTCCAGTCCTTAGTGCGATTTTTTTCTGCAAGAAAAATCTGA
- a CDS encoding LIC13212 family protein yields the protein MILRFSIALAFLLGISALSAEKPASATLKERETQKQIDLQRKNGFGDNEIDTLHSDIIGNLRKIKKLQELGVDKTAAQYLAQTPEEHKELYKKDKDGKPYLEIKLPQGQSYIDYPTVFLYDGLAYIYPKEDFSDLDKIILTFRRVNADGTIHVKEMRRLVNPSPKSEGTEKDEKGEAKLDTNSDIRLEYYRSLTSDTIWPNDPVQPAEPDIAMVLNDEKDPLPYDKQKHIMRSYKKMLRKIAKQTAFKLRNIELDQKQMITKILDYNTN from the coding sequence ATGATTCTACGATTCTCCATCGCTCTCGCTTTCTTACTTGGGATTTCGGCCCTTTCTGCTGAAAAACCGGCTTCTGCTACCTTGAAGGAACGTGAGACCCAAAAACAAATCGATCTACAAAGAAAAAACGGGTTTGGTGATAACGAAATCGACACCCTTCACTCAGATATCATTGGAAATTTGCGTAAAATCAAAAAACTCCAAGAGTTAGGTGTGGATAAAACAGCAGCCCAGTACTTGGCGCAAACACCTGAAGAACATAAAGAACTTTATAAAAAAGACAAAGATGGGAAACCATATTTGGAAATCAAACTTCCTCAAGGACAGTCTTACATTGATTATCCGACAGTTTTTTTATATGATGGACTTGCTTACATCTACCCGAAAGAAGATTTCAGTGATTTGGACAAAATCATTTTAACATTTCGCCGCGTAAATGCAGATGGAACCATCCACGTAAAAGAAATGAGACGTCTTGTAAATCCATCACCAAAATCAGAAGGTACGGAAAAAGATGAAAAAGGGGAAGCGAAGTTAGATACAAACTCTGATATCCGTTTGGAATACTACAGATCTCTTACATCCGACACCATTTGGCCAAATGATCCGGTACAACCAGCAGAACCAGACATTGCTATGGTTTTGAATGATGAAAAAGATCCACTCCCTTACGACAAACAAAAACATATCATGAGATCTTACAAAAAGATGTTACGAAAAATTGCAAAACAAACTGCATTCAAACTACGTAATATTGAGTTAGATCAAAAACAAATGATTACTAAAATTTTGGATTATAATACGAACTAA
- a CDS encoding MFS transporter, giving the protein MSQDKNPEAKKKKNREIFGWCMFDFANSSYTTVIISVVYCEIFTRLVVPADMGSDNPYRMGNSLWAWALAASYLFVVATGPIFGAITDYSSKKKLFLFLSYIGCVVATFALYYVEPGMVWLGMVLVAFSNFFFASGENFASSFLPFLGSKEDLGKISGYAWGIGYFGGIGSVALATTLGDYTLDNFQNLKLVGPYTAIFFLIAAIPTFLFLKEPHLPLGVSHHVNYFKIGKDRVVQTLKDASHFKDLMVYLVSLFFTMAALAIVISFAFIYGSQEIHIEAEHKQAMFIFIQIFAAVGALAFGVIQDSIGAKKTFNLTLVLWLVTCALIYFVHDLTNFANASLGKTWTVQWVFVFISSLAGMGLGSTQSASRALVGIFSPESKSGEFFGMWGLSGKIAAAAGLFLFGYIQTLVTLRNAFLVVAFFYFLSLLINLFVNEERGVEAAQAFQEKT; this is encoded by the coding sequence ATGTCCCAAGACAAAAACCCGGAAGCCAAAAAGAAAAAAAACCGCGAAATTTTTGGATGGTGTATGTTCGATTTTGCGAACTCCTCCTACACCACAGTCATCATCAGTGTCGTTTATTGTGAGATTTTCACAAGACTCGTTGTCCCTGCCGACATGGGATCGGACAATCCGTACCGAATGGGAAATTCCCTTTGGGCTTGGGCCCTCGCTGCCTCGTATTTATTTGTGGTCGCCACTGGACCCATCTTTGGTGCTATCACGGACTATAGTTCTAAGAAAAAACTATTTCTTTTCCTAAGTTATATCGGTTGTGTCGTTGCGACCTTTGCTCTCTACTATGTGGAACCAGGGATGGTATGGCTCGGAATGGTGCTTGTTGCTTTTTCTAACTTTTTCTTTGCTTCCGGCGAAAACTTTGCCTCTAGCTTTTTACCCTTCCTTGGATCCAAAGAAGACTTGGGTAAAATCTCCGGATATGCATGGGGGATTGGATACTTCGGTGGGATTGGGTCTGTGGCTCTTGCGACCACTCTTGGCGATTATACCTTAGACAATTTTCAAAATTTAAAGTTAGTTGGTCCTTACACTGCAATTTTCTTTTTAATTGCTGCGATTCCTACTTTCTTATTTTTGAAAGAACCTCACTTACCACTTGGTGTTTCGCACCATGTAAATTATTTTAAGATAGGAAAAGATCGTGTGGTCCAAACCTTAAAGGATGCAAGCCACTTCAAAGATTTAATGGTGTATTTGGTTTCCTTGTTTTTTACGATGGCAGCCCTTGCGATTGTCATTTCTTTTGCCTTTATTTACGGATCACAAGAAATTCATATCGAAGCCGAACACAAACAAGCTATGTTTATTTTTATCCAAATTTTTGCTGCCGTGGGTGCGCTTGCCTTCGGGGTCATCCAAGATAGTATTGGTGCTAAAAAAACATTCAATCTAACTCTTGTTCTCTGGCTCGTGACTTGTGCTTTAATATATTTTGTACATGATCTCACAAACTTTGCAAATGCCAGTCTTGGTAAAACTTGGACTGTTCAGTGGGTTTTTGTTTTTATCTCTTCTCTTGCAGGAATGGGACTTGGTTCTACCCAATCAGCATCCAGAGCCCTTGTTGGGATCTTTAGTCCAGAATCCAAATCAGGGGAATTTTTTGGAATGTGGGGACTCTCTGGAAAAATTGCAGCAGCAGCAGGGCTTTTTCTTTTTGGATACATCCAAACACTAGTAACCCTTCGTAATGCCTTCCTTGTGGTGGCTTTCTTTTATTTTCTATCTCTACTCATCAATTTATTTGTGAATGAAGAAAGGGGAGTGGAAGCAGCTCAAGCGTTCCAAGAAAAAACATGA
- a CDS encoding (2Fe-2S)-binding protein, with product MRPKRVCLCRMVTEDELVRAIHAGAVTMEQIRETTRASTGCGTCSMQVYHILQRELQNLSRRKIS from the coding sequence ATGAGGCCCAAACGGGTCTGTTTATGTCGAATGGTGACGGAAGATGAATTAGTCCGTGCCATCCATGCGGGTGCCGTGACAATGGAACAAATCAGAGAAACCACAAGGGCCTCTACCGGCTGCGGCACCTGCTCCATGCAAGTGTACCACATCCTCCAGCGCGAATTGCAGAATCTCTCACGGAGGAAAATTTCATGA
- a CDS encoding RibD family protein, with amino-acid sequence MKLSINMAMTLDGKVVRPDGRWYGLTSSEDKTQMDVYRSQSDAILIGKNSILNDNPIVKIRAIPNALNPRPVILVRKGTLPPDKHVFEESDHIPLIICTKSNLKEIKTSLENKAEIFALDSDDIDPKKVTGILKRKGYKNVLLEGGPKLNFSFLEADLVDRIYLTIVPFVIGKTGLPGIADRNAELPGFDQNRWTLKDHFAKGNEIFLVYEKP; translated from the coding sequence ATGAAATTATCGATCAATATGGCCATGACCTTGGACGGGAAGGTCGTTCGACCGGATGGTCGTTGGTATGGTCTTACATCCAGTGAAGACAAAACCCAAATGGATGTCTACCGTTCCCAGTCCGATGCAATCCTGATAGGAAAAAACTCTATATTAAACGACAACCCCATTGTTAAAATCCGTGCAATTCCCAACGCATTGAATCCAAGACCAGTCATTTTGGTCCGCAAAGGGACTCTCCCTCCCGACAAACATGTCTTCGAAGAATCCGACCATATCCCCTTAATCATTTGTACCAAATCCAACCTAAAAGAAATCAAAACAAGCCTTGAGAACAAAGCGGAAATCTTCGCTCTGGATTCTGATGACATTGATCCGAAAAAAGTCACAGGAATCCTCAAACGTAAAGGGTATAAAAATGTCCTCTTAGAAGGCGGGCCCAAACTCAATTTTTCCTTTTTGGAAGCGGACCTGGTGGACCGGATTTATCTGACCATTGTGCCTTTTGTGATCGGAAAAACTGGCCTACCAGGGATTGCTGACCGCAATGCGGAACTTCCAGGATTCGATCAGAATCGTTGGACCCTAAAGGACCATTTTGCCAAGGGAAACGAAATCTTTCTTGTGTACGAAAAACCGTAA
- a CDS encoding DoxX family protein — MFYKLLATNKDITLTILRVTLGLVILPHGAQKVLGAFGGYGFEGTMGFFTGTLGIPYFFALLAIVAEFFGAIGLIVGLFTRVAAFGIFATMLVAAVLVHLPNGFFADKGGYEYQLLTFGLAIPLIIKGAGSFSLDDIIAHKIEG, encoded by the coding sequence ATGTTTTATAAATTACTCGCAACAAACAAAGACATCACACTCACCATCCTCCGTGTTACACTCGGTCTGGTGATCCTTCCCCACGGAGCTCAAAAAGTTCTAGGTGCATTCGGCGGATACGGATTCGAAGGAACAATGGGTTTCTTTACTGGAACATTGGGCATTCCGTATTTCTTTGCTCTTCTTGCCATTGTCGCTGAATTTTTTGGTGCCATTGGTCTTATCGTAGGACTTTTCACAAGAGTAGCAGCTTTTGGAATTTTCGCTACTATGCTTGTAGCCGCAGTGCTTGTACATTTACCAAACGGATTCTTTGCTGATAAAGGTGGATACGAATACCAACTTTTAACTTTTGGTTTGGCAATCCCTCTGATCATTAAAGGTGCTGGTTCGTTTTCATTGGATGATATCATCGCTCATAAAATCGAAGGATAA